One part of the Halobacteria archaeon AArc-dxtr1 genome encodes these proteins:
- a CDS encoding OB-fold nucleic acid binding domain-containing protein produces MGNCIICGTSVDGFVCGVHEEDVAFDFRGNSASQLTPDRYYRGTVDGYADFGVFVDIGDHVTGLLHRSKLDQRLESLDWEPGDTVFVQVLSVRDNGNVDLGWSIRQRERDFRGDLVDTGSEDRLPEDEEEAEATSNAPSRRSQESESSDADETDSDASSDDASSETVAADVTDSDAAADESDQTAANGGNTAVQAVPETTDDTVESADDADDEPALNRTTVDAIDSQVGTVVRLEGEITSVRQTAGPTVFELRDETGTVEVAAFEEAGVRAYPDAETGNEIAVEGEVERHYGDLQVETETLEILDDEDAATVRDRLEQSLESAAKPKDASLLADHDAVAAVSDDLVDAATAIRRAVIETRPIVIRHSATADGYVAGAAIERAVLPLVREKHTREDAAYHYVERRPLDGRVYDMDAATNDVTSMLEARDRHDEQLPLVVLVDSGSTAESVDGYELLSLYGADAIVVDDSRADAAITDTVSLTVAPSLADVDVSELTTTALAATLAGLVDADSRDDLVHLPAVSYWEDTPDVYRELAADAGYDETALAERREAVALEAYYQSYKDKRELVGDLLFGDESSPSRDGDLAAHVSEQFRDKLEAELETARRNADTETVGDLSAVVLDTGEFTHRYDFPTTDLLLDALHRDQRDDEPFATIGVDTDELRVRATEPVDVRDLGDAIAEAVPDAGVRVVGGHDGHVEFLSGEREAVREAALDALGEILG; encoded by the coding sequence ATGGGTAACTGTATCATCTGCGGCACGTCCGTGGACGGTTTCGTCTGTGGAGTCCACGAGGAGGACGTTGCGTTCGACTTTCGCGGCAACTCCGCCTCGCAGCTCACCCCCGATCGGTACTACCGGGGAACCGTCGACGGCTACGCCGACTTCGGCGTCTTCGTCGATATCGGCGATCACGTCACCGGCCTGTTGCACAGAAGCAAGCTAGACCAGCGACTCGAGAGTCTCGACTGGGAGCCCGGCGACACGGTGTTCGTCCAGGTACTCTCCGTTCGTGACAACGGCAACGTCGACCTCGGCTGGTCGATCCGCCAGCGCGAGCGGGACTTCCGTGGCGACCTCGTCGACACCGGCTCCGAGGACCGACTCCCCGAGGACGAGGAGGAAGCTGAGGCGACCAGCAACGCACCCTCAAGACGGAGCCAGGAGTCCGAGTCGAGCGACGCCGACGAGACCGACTCCGATGCGTCGAGCGACGACGCCTCGTCCGAGACCGTCGCGGCAGATGTAACTGATTCGGACGCAGCCGCTGACGAGTCCGATCAGACTGCCGCGAACGGCGGGAACACAGCCGTTCAGGCTGTCCCCGAGACGACAGACGACACGGTTGAGTCGGCTGACGATGCCGACGACGAACCGGCGCTCAACCGAACGACCGTCGACGCCATCGATTCCCAGGTCGGCACCGTCGTGCGTCTCGAAGGCGAGATCACGAGCGTGAGACAGACCGCCGGCCCGACCGTCTTCGAGCTTCGCGACGAGACCGGGACTGTCGAGGTCGCCGCCTTCGAAGAAGCCGGCGTCCGGGCCTACCCCGACGCCGAAACCGGCAACGAGATCGCCGTCGAAGGCGAGGTCGAGCGCCACTACGGCGACCTCCAGGTCGAGACCGAGACGCTCGAGATCCTCGACGACGAGGACGCTGCGACGGTTCGAGATCGCCTCGAGCAGTCCCTGGAGTCGGCTGCCAAACCCAAAGACGCCTCCCTGCTGGCCGACCACGACGCGGTCGCAGCGGTTTCGGACGATCTCGTCGACGCCGCGACGGCGATTCGCCGCGCAGTCATCGAGACGCGTCCGATCGTTATCCGTCACAGCGCGACCGCAGACGGCTACGTCGCGGGTGCCGCGATCGAACGCGCTGTCCTCCCGCTGGTTCGCGAGAAACACACCCGTGAGGACGCCGCCTACCACTACGTCGAGCGCCGTCCCCTCGACGGACGCGTATACGACATGGACGCCGCGACGAACGACGTCACCTCGATGCTCGAGGCTCGCGACCGCCACGACGAGCAGCTGCCCCTCGTCGTGCTTGTCGACTCGGGCTCGACCGCCGAGTCCGTCGACGGCTACGAACTCCTCTCGCTGTACGGCGCCGACGCGATCGTCGTCGACGACAGTCGCGCCGACGCAGCGATCACCGACACCGTCTCGCTGACCGTCGCGCCATCGCTCGCCGACGTCGACGTCTCGGAGCTGACGACGACCGCGCTGGCCGCGACCCTCGCAGGCCTCGTCGACGCCGACAGTCGCGACGACCTCGTCCACCTGCCTGCGGTGAGCTACTGGGAGGACACCCCCGACGTCTACCGCGAACTCGCAGCTGACGCCGGCTACGACGAGACCGCCCTCGCAGAGCGCCGGGAAGCCGTCGCGCTCGAGGCGTACTACCAGTCGTACAAGGACAAGCGCGAACTCGTCGGCGACCTGCTGTTCGGCGACGAGTCCTCTCCCTCTCGGGACGGCGACCTCGCTGCCCACGTCTCAGAGCAGTTCCGCGACAAGCTCGAGGCCGAACTCGAGACGGCCCGACGAAACGCCGACACCGAGACCGTCGGCGATCTCAGCGCCGTCGTCCTCGATACGGGAGAGTTCACCCACCGCTATGACTTCCCGACGACCGACCTGCTGTTAGACGCGCTCCACCGCGATCAGCGCGACGACGAGCCGTTCGCGACCATCGGCGTCGACACCGATGAACTCCGCGTCCGTGCGACCGAGCCGGTCGATGTGCGCGATCTCGGCGACGCGATCGCCGAGGCCGTCCCCGACGCGGGCGTCCGCGTCGTCGGCGGCCACGACGGCCACGTCGAGTTCCTCTCCGGCGAGCGCGAGGCCGTCCGCGAGGCGGCGCTTGACGCGCTCGGCGAGATTCTCGGGTAG
- a CDS encoding metal-dependent hydrolase gives MQLTWHGHSTWSVTVGETDLLIDPFFDNPKTDLDPSDVETPDYVLLTHGHADHIAHAGEFSEATLVATPELVSYCQEEFGFEDAVGGMGMNIGGTVECGDAYVTMHRADHTNGIMSEYDVDAGMPGGFIISDAEPSPASDEESTTFYHAGDTGLMTEMIDVIGSFLEPDAAAVPIGDHFTMGPWQAAVAVDWLDVDHAFPMHYDTFPPIEQDPAEFAEKVSEAGSDAEVHVLEADEPFELA, from the coding sequence ATGCAACTGACCTGGCACGGCCACTCGACGTGGTCAGTGACCGTCGGCGAGACCGACCTGCTGATCGATCCCTTCTTCGACAATCCGAAGACGGACCTCGATCCGAGCGACGTCGAGACGCCGGACTACGTCCTACTCACCCACGGACACGCAGACCACATCGCCCACGCCGGGGAGTTCTCCGAGGCGACGCTGGTCGCGACGCCCGAACTCGTCTCCTACTGCCAGGAGGAGTTCGGCTTCGAGGACGCAGTCGGAGGAATGGGGATGAACATCGGCGGCACCGTCGAGTGTGGCGACGCCTACGTTACGATGCACCGCGCAGATCACACGAACGGCATCATGAGCGAGTACGACGTCGACGCCGGGATGCCCGGCGGGTTCATCATCTCTGACGCCGAGCCCTCGCCCGCCTCGGACGAAGAGAGTACGACGTTCTACCACGCTGGCGACACGGGACTGATGACCGAGATGATCGACGTCATCGGATCGTTCCTGGAGCCAGACGCCGCAGCGGTCCCGATCGGCGATCACTTCACGATGGGGCCGTGGCAGGCCGCCGTCGCGGTCGACTGGCTCGACGTCGACCACGCCTTCCCGATGCACTACGACACGTTCCCGCCGATCGAACAGGACCCCGCGGAGTTCGCCGAGAAGGTTTCCGAGGCTGGCAGCGACGCCGAGGTTCACGTCCTCGAGGCCGACGAGCCGTTCGAGTTGGCCTAA
- a CDS encoding DUF5799 family protein encodes MSDSWTDLIVSERMRVDQEFSSQVASSRFSSQEWSLVMTATEFQVEHPEDPERAQIVADTGKLDGILPELETVRTQMGGMGGPPGNAESGASSSSGGLLDAIGSALGFGGDGSDESGSGDEYADEREAAERLTAEYAEALQAELEANGRWDDVREAAAGSGRAEAGDAEAGDGGDG; translated from the coding sequence ATGAGCGATAGCTGGACGGATCTGATCGTCAGCGAGCGAATGCGCGTCGATCAGGAGTTCTCCTCACAGGTCGCGTCGTCGCGGTTCTCGAGCCAGGAGTGGAGCCTGGTCATGACCGCAACGGAGTTTCAGGTCGAGCACCCGGAGGATCCAGAGCGAGCACAGATCGTCGCCGACACCGGGAAGCTAGACGGGATCCTGCCGGAGCTCGAAACCGTCCGCACCCAGATGGGTGGGATGGGTGGCCCGCCCGGGAACGCGGAGTCGGGCGCATCGTCGTCGAGTGGCGGACTCCTCGACGCGATCGGGAGCGCGCTTGGCTTCGGCGGAGACGGCAGCGATGAATCCGGCAGTGGAGACGAGTACGCGGATGAGCGAGAGGCAGCAGAGCGACTCACAGCTGAGTACGCAGAGGCGCTCCAGGCGGAGCTAGAGGCCAACGGTCGGTGGGACGACGTACGGGAGGCGGCGGCTGGGAGCGGAAGAGCGGAGGCCGGCGATGCGGAGGCTGGCGATGGCGGCGACGGCTGA
- a CDS encoding MSCRAMM family adhesin SdrC, whose amino-acid sequence MNRTLAGGTVIVAVLMVTSVFALPFLGGIGGMGSGVGDNGAEAESPNGAASNPEAAGTTPAADGATLLAANETGQPVFDAGDDDPIEMGATGETDDLSDDAADAVESGVDEGIELVQSQGVEVTQEQRVAAVDAATQSVSQHQDADVEQVQAATAGAVHGSLLQAQEVDVEQVQEIETEHVEAAVGGATDGALAQHQTVNASQMQSATWGAAHGGLAQYQHVTVEQIQIATLGAAAGAASEAGAKDVEKKPKIQEAAQGSAYGTLEQYQKITAEQRQQVTIEHAQHAAAGAAAGALAGTTEQAIEQDQRITVEQRQQVTIKQVQKAATGAAKGALVQKQDVSAEQTQFAARGAGKGPLKQLQTGDVEQVQRISITQIQEASFGAATGAIVQSQEATVEQIQAAADGGAQGVIVQYQEVEVTQIQKAATGAATGAVDSAIQYQIVEIEQIQAASFGAGEGAVLQRQTVSATQVQYIAEGAAGGVLVQHQEVSVEQIQVIASGASKELPRAIQYQQISVTQLQALTFDTAADTADYAIAEGVDDPTVIVQQIEIEIVQKVEQIDEREGEASISLADQTGNGTTVTVDSVSLSEGGFVAIYDGVAADADPEAVIGASGYLSAGDHENVEIELDEPIEASGPIVAVVHHDTTDDETFQYAETDGAEDDPYVTPGGAPILDGAFYTVDEEIDDPEATLSVSDQDGDGTELVVDEANASVEYRLTAEYDDETVESDAVDAGEPVENESLALDPPIEDNTTVDVSVVAAGDGDVADEGDVLANETIEYTVEEAPPEELSVEYTSCERVEISGTLEEGDDLYPRTIWYDTIGPGDAFYTGVTAGEEVEAPFTGTVVMEVGEEEDVEQVDEETVVIEVPDEGNFGSFIVPWVSPADEPESALASPPDDLDCGAEIQPEEPTLTVEDVQPAENGTAADADGDEGDDPGTTAFDVTFGYENPNDAPITGGEFVEGTTADEPPAELAPGEDEFTVAWTPDSDDEVLAWEIPMEDFAYDEPVRVETEPAGAYDAPPEELSVEFQSCDRATVSGTFEDGDPVFASTGFYDTAGYGNTLIEDGVVFGDDVDAPFTGTVVFEVGETSSVTIDEGEDEILVEIADYGTFGTVLSGLTTEEETYLTAGIDHSNPETAACFDEIRPELPTLSYENSQETGDAIAVTFSYENPNDAAVPGGEFDGATDDQPPQQLDSGADEITVEWTPESDDEQLEWVVDMSAFNHTETASAQTPPAGEIAPTEPGEFAIDIVDPIDPAEQGEEVILDVDVENVGGEEATETLSLSVGEQLADADLTLDEGEQQTVSLALDTTQLEPGEYTASVTSATDEDQATVLIEEPLEDDPDEANGVDEADGEAETTGEDEPTETDENGVDANGATETDDGTVDDGATDDESAGEGTADDGAATDGGDTDAATNGGETDAAANGGDTDVATDGDGDAVENGDGENSDGADDDLTGSDDTGDVAASLPGSVVPAL is encoded by the coding sequence ATGAATCGCACACTCGCGGGCGGAACGGTCATCGTTGCCGTCTTGATGGTGACGAGCGTCTTCGCGCTTCCCTTCCTCGGCGGAATCGGCGGGATGGGTTCGGGCGTCGGTGACAACGGAGCCGAAGCGGAGTCGCCAAACGGTGCCGCGTCGAACCCTGAGGCTGCTGGCACCACCCCGGCCGCTGACGGCGCCACGTTGCTCGCCGCCAACGAGACGGGGCAACCGGTCTTCGATGCCGGTGACGACGACCCGATCGAAATGGGTGCAACCGGTGAGACCGACGACCTCTCCGACGACGCCGCGGACGCGGTCGAATCGGGAGTCGACGAGGGGATCGAACTGGTCCAGTCCCAGGGTGTCGAGGTAACCCAGGAACAGCGTGTTGCAGCTGTTGACGCCGCAACGCAGTCCGTCAGCCAGCACCAGGATGCCGACGTCGAGCAGGTGCAGGCGGCGACGGCTGGTGCGGTCCACGGCTCGCTCCTGCAGGCCCAGGAGGTCGACGTCGAGCAGGTTCAGGAGATCGAAACCGAGCACGTCGAGGCAGCCGTCGGCGGCGCGACCGACGGCGCGCTGGCCCAGCACCAGACGGTCAACGCGAGCCAGATGCAAAGTGCGACCTGGGGGGCGGCCCACGGCGGCCTCGCGCAGTACCAGCACGTCACCGTCGAGCAGATCCAGATCGCCACGCTCGGCGCGGCGGCCGGCGCCGCGAGCGAGGCAGGGGCGAAGGACGTCGAGAAGAAACCGAAGATTCAGGAAGCGGCGCAGGGCTCGGCGTACGGTACGCTCGAGCAGTACCAGAAGATCACGGCAGAGCAACGCCAGCAGGTCACGATCGAGCACGCTCAGCACGCCGCCGCGGGCGCTGCCGCGGGCGCGCTCGCCGGGACGACAGAGCAGGCGATCGAGCAGGATCAGCGGATCACGGTCGAGCAGCGCCAGCAGGTCACGATCAAACAGGTCCAGAAGGCCGCGACCGGTGCGGCCAAAGGCGCGCTCGTCCAGAAGCAGGACGTAAGCGCCGAACAGACGCAGTTCGCGGCCCGCGGCGCCGGCAAGGGGCCGCTGAAACAGCTCCAGACTGGCGACGTCGAGCAGGTCCAGCGGATCTCGATCACGCAGATCCAGGAGGCGTCCTTCGGCGCCGCAACCGGCGCGATCGTCCAGAGCCAGGAGGCGACGGTCGAGCAGATCCAGGCTGCGGCCGACGGCGGTGCACAGGGCGTCATCGTCCAATATCAGGAGGTTGAGGTGACCCAGATCCAGAAGGCCGCGACCGGCGCGGCCACGGGCGCGGTCGACTCGGCGATCCAGTATCAGATCGTCGAAATCGAGCAGATTCAGGCGGCCTCGTTCGGCGCCGGCGAGGGGGCCGTCCTCCAGCGCCAGACCGTAAGCGCCACGCAGGTGCAGTACATCGCCGAGGGCGCCGCCGGCGGCGTGCTCGTCCAGCACCAGGAGGTCTCGGTCGAGCAGATCCAGGTCATCGCCAGCGGTGCGAGCAAGGAACTCCCCCGGGCGATCCAGTACCAGCAGATAAGCGTCACCCAGCTCCAGGCGCTAACCTTCGACACCGCGGCCGACACCGCCGACTACGCGATCGCAGAGGGCGTCGACGATCCGACCGTAATCGTCCAGCAGATCGAGATCGAGATCGTCCAGAAGGTCGAACAAATAGACGAACGCGAGGGCGAAGCCTCGATCTCGCTCGCCGACCAGACCGGCAACGGTACGACAGTCACTGTCGATTCCGTCTCCCTCTCTGAGGGCGGCTTCGTCGCGATCTACGACGGCGTCGCCGCCGACGCCGATCCCGAGGCAGTGATCGGTGCCTCGGGGTACCTCTCTGCCGGCGACCACGAGAACGTGGAGATCGAACTCGACGAGCCCATCGAGGCGAGCGGTCCGATCGTCGCGGTCGTCCACCACGACACCACCGACGACGAGACGTTCCAGTACGCCGAGACCGACGGCGCCGAGGACGATCCGTACGTCACACCCGGCGGCGCTCCGATCCTCGACGGAGCGTTCTACACGGTCGACGAGGAGATCGACGATCCCGAGGCAACCCTCTCCGTTTCGGATCAGGACGGTGACGGAACCGAACTCGTCGTCGACGAGGCGAACGCCTCCGTGGAGTACCGGCTCACAGCCGAGTACGACGACGAGACGGTCGAGAGCGACGCCGTCGACGCCGGCGAGCCGGTCGAGAACGAGTCACTCGCGCTCGATCCGCCGATCGAGGACAACACCACTGTCGACGTGTCCGTCGTTGCCGCGGGAGACGGAGACGTCGCCGACGAGGGGGACGTCCTCGCGAACGAGACGATCGAGTACACCGTCGAGGAGGCGCCACCCGAGGAGCTGTCGGTCGAGTACACGAGCTGCGAGCGCGTCGAAATTTCGGGGACGCTCGAGGAGGGTGACGACCTCTACCCGCGAACGATCTGGTACGACACCATCGGACCCGGCGACGCGTTCTACACCGGCGTGACCGCCGGCGAGGAGGTCGAGGCACCCTTCACCGGGACGGTCGTGATGGAAGTCGGCGAGGAGGAAGACGTCGAGCAAGTCGACGAGGAGACGGTCGTCATCGAAGTCCCCGATGAGGGCAACTTCGGCTCGTTTATCGTTCCGTGGGTCAGTCCCGCTGACGAGCCCGAATCGGCGCTCGCCTCGCCGCCGGATGACCTCGACTGCGGCGCCGAGATCCAGCCCGAGGAGCCGACGCTCACCGTCGAGGACGTCCAGCCCGCCGAAAACGGCACGGCGGCCGACGCAGACGGGGATGAGGGCGACGACCCAGGTACAACTGCCTTCGACGTGACGTTCGGCTACGAGAACCCCAACGACGCACCGATCACGGGCGGCGAGTTCGTCGAGGGAACGACCGCCGACGAACCGCCCGCGGAACTCGCCCCTGGCGAAGACGAGTTCACCGTCGCGTGGACTCCCGACTCCGACGACGAAGTGTTGGCCTGGGAGATCCCAATGGAAGACTTCGCCTACGACGAGCCGGTTCGCGTTGAGACGGAGCCAGCCGGTGCGTACGACGCGCCGCCCGAGGAGCTGTCGGTCGAGTTCCAGAGCTGCGATCGCGCGACGGTCTCCGGAACGTTCGAAGACGGTGATCCCGTATTCGCCAGCACGGGCTTTTACGACACTGCCGGCTACGGTAACACTCTGATCGAGGACGGGGTCGTATTCGGCGACGACGTCGACGCGCCGTTTACCGGAACCGTCGTCTTCGAGGTCGGCGAGACCTCGTCCGTAACCATCGACGAGGGTGAAGACGAGATTCTGGTCGAGATCGCCGACTACGGCACGTTCGGCACCGTTCTCTCGGGGCTGACGACCGAGGAGGAGACCTACCTCACCGCCGGTATCGACCACTCGAACCCGGAGACTGCGGCGTGCTTCGACGAGATTCGGCCCGAGCTGCCGACGCTCTCCTACGAGAACTCCCAGGAGACCGGGGACGCCATCGCAGTCACGTTCAGTTACGAGAATCCAAACGACGCCGCCGTCCCCGGCGGGGAGTTCGACGGCGCGACTGACGACCAGCCGCCCCAGCAGTTAGATTCCGGCGCTGACGAGATCACCGTCGAGTGGACCCCAGAGTCTGACGACGAACAGCTTGAGTGGGTCGTCGACATGAGCGCGTTCAACCACACCGAGACGGCGTCGGCGCAGACGCCGCCGGCCGGCGAGATCGCACCAACTGAGCCCGGCGAGTTCGCCATCGATATCGTCGACCCGATTGACCCTGCCGAGCAAGGTGAGGAGGTGATTCTCGACGTCGACGTCGAGAACGTCGGCGGCGAGGAGGCGACCGAGACGCTCTCGCTTTCAGTCGGTGAGCAGCTCGCCGACGCCGACCTCACCCTCGACGAGGGCGAGCAGCAGACCGTCTCACTCGCCCTCGACACCACGCAACTGGAACCGGGTGAGTACACCGCTTCCGTCACGAGCGCCACGGACGAGGATCAGGCGACGGTCCTGATCGAGGAGCCACTCGAGGACGATCCCGACGAGGCGAACGGGGTAGATGAGGCGGATGGCGAAGCCGAGACTACCGGCGAAGACGAGCCCACCGAAACTGACGAGAACGGAGTCGACGCGAACGGGGCCACAGAGACCGATGACGGAACTGTCGACGATGGAGCCACCGACGACGAAAGTGCCGGTGAGGGAACCGCTGACGACGGTGCAGCCACCGACGGCGGAGACACCGATGCGGCGACTAACGGCGGAGAAACCGATGCGGCGGCTAATGGCGGTGACACCGATGTGGCGACCGATGGCGATGGCGACGCTGTCGAAAACGGTGACGGCGAAAACTCCGACGGCGCTGACGACGATCTGACCGGCAGCGACGATACCGGCGACGTAGCCGCGTCGCTTCCCGGGTCAGTGGTTCCCGCACTGTAG
- a CDS encoding biotin transporter BioY: METKDETVDPVDGEVVSSLARASLLAALMGATAGVVIPISAVPGTLQMLVVFLAGLFLGPVWGAISMVLYLAAGAVGAPVFAGWSAGLGSLVGPHGGFLWAFPVGAFVVGAIVHRGRTVRDPATVSRLVIVAALLVATVVVYVGGFAWYAWVTETSVVEAFTIVALPLLPGDVLKMLAALAIVESGRIDPTRG, encoded by the coding sequence ATGGAGACGAAAGACGAGACGGTCGATCCGGTCGACGGCGAGGTCGTCAGCTCCCTGGCCCGAGCATCGCTGCTCGCGGCGTTGATGGGGGCGACCGCCGGTGTCGTGATACCGATTTCGGCGGTTCCTGGGACGCTACAGATGCTCGTCGTCTTCCTCGCGGGGCTCTTTCTGGGCCCCGTCTGGGGGGCGATCTCGATGGTGTTGTACCTGGCCGCCGGGGCCGTCGGCGCACCGGTATTCGCTGGCTGGAGTGCAGGGCTGGGGAGCCTCGTCGGCCCGCACGGGGGGTTCCTGTGGGCGTTTCCCGTCGGCGCGTTCGTGGTCGGTGCTATCGTCCACCGAGGGCGAACGGTGCGCGATCCCGCGACAGTGTCGCGGCTCGTGATCGTCGCGGCGCTGCTCGTCGCGACGGTCGTCGTCTACGTCGGCGGCTTCGCGTGGTACGCCTGGGTGACCGAGACGTCGGTCGTCGAGGCGTTTACCATCGTCGCGCTGCCGCTACTTCCGGGTGACGTCCTCAAGATGCTGGCCGCACTGGCGATCGTCGAGAGCGGGCGTATCGACCCAACGCGGGGGTGA
- a CDS encoding energy-coupling factor ABC transporter ATP-binding protein, whose protein sequence is MIEFQDVSYEFDEEPALEAVSLSIDDGEVVVLAGANGSGKTTLLRHCNGLLTPDNGEVRVDGVDVSENPVAARTQIGMVFQHPQDQFVAATVGHDVAFGPENLGLERAEIDRRVEAALAAVNLSGREDDRIESLSGGEQSRVAIAGALAMEPAHLLLDEPFTGLDEPARQSVHDRLAALSAGGTGLVIATHDLRDVLAMADRVVGMDDGRVVVDEPASRAREALGSLPVRVPPP, encoded by the coding sequence ATGATCGAATTCCAGGACGTGAGCTACGAGTTCGACGAGGAGCCCGCGCTCGAAGCTGTCTCGCTGTCAATCGACGACGGCGAGGTCGTCGTACTGGCCGGCGCTAACGGCAGCGGGAAGACGACGCTCCTTCGCCACTGCAACGGCCTCCTGACACCGGATAACGGAGAGGTGCGCGTCGACGGCGTCGACGTTTCGGAGAACCCCGTCGCCGCGCGCACGCAGATCGGGATGGTCTTCCAACACCCCCAGGATCAGTTCGTTGCCGCGACCGTCGGCCACGACGTCGCATTTGGGCCCGAAAATCTCGGCCTCGAGCGTGCAGAGATCGATCGTCGGGTCGAGGCGGCGCTCGCAGCCGTCAATCTATCGGGACGCGAAGACGATCGCATTGAGTCCCTCTCGGGCGGCGAGCAGTCCCGAGTCGCTATCGCCGGTGCGCTGGCGATGGAGCCCGCCCACCTGTTGCTCGACGAGCCGTTTACCGGGCTCGACGAACCAGCCCGACAGTCGGTTCACGATCGGCTGGCAGCGCTCTCGGCGGGCGGGACGGGACTGGTGATCGCGACGCACGACCTCCGTGACGTACTGGCGATGGCCGACCGGGTCGTCGGCATGGACGACGGTCGGGTAGTCGTCGACGAACCGGCCAGCCGCGCTCGCGAGGCGCTCGGGTCACTCCCAGTTCGTGTCCCGCCACCGTGA
- a CDS encoding energy-coupling factor transporter transmembrane protein EcfT, translating into MLRYEPGETLAHRLDPRSKLALQIGFTATALAHTSPPALVALTAFTLLVVTVAGVPLLRSLYAFRVAIVILAAAPVISVVTLGSPWIEPEAAVDPALASYRVVLILLFSAAYVRTTPVRDSRAAIQLTVPGKPGRVLGMGIALVFRFLPVLQADVSRIREAMAVRLGSERGFVDRASHIGILALAKTFDRADRLSMALQARCFAWNPTLPRLAFSRRDVPVLAMAAVLAATAVVW; encoded by the coding sequence ATGCTTCGCTACGAGCCTGGCGAGACGCTGGCCCACCGGCTCGATCCGCGATCGAAGCTGGCGCTCCAAATTGGCTTTACCGCGACCGCACTGGCACATACGAGCCCGCCCGCCCTGGTCGCGCTGACCGCGTTCACGCTGCTCGTGGTGACCGTCGCTGGCGTCCCCCTGCTCCGCTCGCTGTACGCGTTTCGGGTCGCGATCGTGATCCTCGCGGCTGCGCCAGTGATCTCGGTGGTGACGCTGGGTTCGCCGTGGATCGAGCCCGAAGCCGCGGTCGATCCCGCCCTGGCGAGCTACCGCGTCGTGTTGATCCTGCTGTTCAGCGCGGCGTACGTCCGGACGACGCCCGTTCGAGACTCGCGGGCGGCGATTCAGCTGACAGTACCCGGAAAGCCCGGACGTGTTCTCGGAATGGGAATCGCGCTCGTCTTCCGCTTTCTGCCGGTCCTCCAGGCGGACGTGAGTCGGATCCGAGAAGCGATGGCGGTCCGTCTGGGCTCCGAACGGGGGTTCGTCGACCGAGCAAGCCACATCGGGATCCTCGCGCTCGCAAAAACGTTCGACCGCGCGGATCGGCTCTCGATGGCGCTGCAGGCGCGGTGTTTCGCGTGGAATCCAACGCTCCCGCGACTTGCGTTCTCGCGACGTGACGTGCCGGTGCTAGCGATGGCGGCAGTACTGGCAGCGACGGCGGTCGTCTGGTAG